In Clostridium sp. DL-VIII, the following proteins share a genomic window:
- a CDS encoding Cof-type HAD-IIB family hydrolase, translating to MKYKILAIDLDGTTLNDKGIICEKNIISLMSFQRLGGKVVVCSGRNVSSIKGIFKGKINDISIVALNGSIALNNKNEEIFISPLNNRDVIKVINLLRKKYPTIYYHFLCEDMVFSEFINDIDKRKLKNNIISCKEYFTSHKIINNSIAYIEKRSCRILKFDICNENIFILNDIKNELKDLEDIEICNSEIWNIEITKKGVNKGEALKKLARHYKLSLNDCISIGNSMNDAKMLEKSRVGIATRNAEEQLKRIANYVTENDNNNSVLEEIFYKFII from the coding sequence ATGAAATATAAAATATTAGCAATAGATTTAGATGGGACAACATTAAATGATAAAGGAATAATATGTGAAAAAAATATAATTAGTCTAATGAGCTTTCAAAGATTGGGAGGTAAAGTAGTAGTTTGTTCAGGTAGAAATGTTTCATCTATTAAAGGAATCTTTAAAGGAAAAATAAACGATATAAGCATAGTAGCGTTAAATGGTAGTATTGCCTTAAATAATAAAAATGAAGAAATTTTTATAAGTCCATTGAATAATAGAGATGTAATTAAAGTTATTAATTTACTAAGAAAAAAATATCCTACAATATATTATCATTTTTTATGTGAAGATATGGTTTTCTCGGAATTTATTAATGATATTGACAAAAGAAAATTAAAAAACAATATTATAAGCTGTAAAGAATATTTTACATCACACAAAATAATTAATAATTCTATAGCATATATAGAAAAAAGAAGTTGCCGTATACTAAAATTTGATATTTGTAATGAAAATATATTTATACTAAATGATATAAAAAATGAATTAAAAGATTTAGAAGATATTGAAATATGTAATTCAGAAATATGGAATATTGAAATTACAAAAAAGGGGGTTAACAAAGGAGAAGCTCTGAAAAAATTAGCAAGGCATTATAAGCTCAGTTTAAATGATTGTATTTCAATTGGAAATAGTATGAATGATGCTAAAATGCTTGAAAAATCTAGAGTTGGAATAGCAACTAGAAATGCTGAAGAACAGCTGAAAAGAATAGCAAATTATGTGACTGAAAATGATAATAATAATAGCGTCTTAGAAGAGATTTTTTATAAATTTATTATATAA